GCAATATCCCATTAAATGAATTTTAGTATTAGGTAAAATAGTACTCACTGCATCGATTGCTGCCATTGCACCTAGACGATAATAATCATCCATTCCTAAATCCCGATCCTTCTCATCTGGATTACGCCATGAAACGATAAATACCGTATGTCCTTGCTTCACAAGCCATTTAACTAAAGAATTTCCTGGAGATAAATCTAAAATATAATATTTCATTATCCATGCTGGTAATATCAGTATTGGCTCTTTAAAAACCGTTTCTGTTGTGGTTCATATTGAATTAATTCAATCAAATGGTTAGTAAACACGATTTTACCAGGGGTAATTGCAACATTTTTTCCGGGTTTGAACTTCCCTGCCCCCGGGGGAGGCAAACCGGCTAATCTTCTTAAACTATGTTCAATCGCAAGCTCTGTACCCTGAATCAAATTGGCACCACCGGAGCGAATCGTTTCATAAAAAAGATCCGGATTGGTCATTACAAAATTGGAAGGCGATAAGGCATCATGTAACTGACGAATATAAAATGAAACGGTGCGCTCTGCTCGACCTGAAAGACCAGGAACTTTTCGCGTTGCAAATCGCCACCACTCCTCACTCTGAAGAAAAACTTCTGCATAAAATCGCCAAGGCATCAATTGCCAATTCTCTTTATGAAAACGAACGTCAGTTCCTTGTGCTGGTTGCTTATCACACAGCAGATGCGTAAGAAATTCATCGGAATGGATGATGTGAAAAAAAGCCAGTGCCAACAAATGCCCAGGTGATTGGGCTAATTGTAAAAGCCAAGCACAATGAGAAGTTCCGATTACTGCGGGACTCATTCCCATAGTAAACTTGCCAAGATTCGCCTGATATAATTTATTAATATAATAAAAAAAATCATCCAACTGATTCTTAAATATTTCGTACTGAGGTTTAGCCCCACTCTCGGCTGGAGAAGTAGATTGAATCTTTAGGTGTCGAGTCGAAGCGTTTGTTTTCTCAGTTCCTTTCATAGTCAATATCCTTGGGGACTTTCCAGCATTGATTGGGTGAAAAATAAGGTTTTGATATAAATTATAGTATTATTTTAAAATAGCGTGCGTGAATTACAAAAATAGAAAAAGGAAACAAGGAAATCTTGAGTAGTTGCGATATTAGAGTATGCTTTAAGGAATGAACCAAATAAGGAAAAAAATGAAAAAACTATGGATTATTTTATTGTATGCCATTCATACTGCGTCATTTGCTGAAGATTTGGGTAAAACAACTTATCAGATATCATGTCAAAATTGTCATGCAGCTCAATTTGCAGTTGGAATGAAAGCCCCTGCCGCCTTTGATAAAAAAGCATGGAGTGTACGTTTTAAAAACGCAGAGCTGGAAGCGAAACAAAATCCTACAGAATATAAAACCGCTATGGATTATTTATTATACAGCATGAAGCGGGGTAAAGGGCTAATGCCTCATAGTGGTTTATGTAAGGAAGTGGATGCACCCCAGAAAAATTGTTCTGATGAAGCATTCATTCAGGCCATTCAGTATATGTCACAAAACAAAATATAGATTCTAAAAATGCCAGGGATCTGTCTACAATTCGCTAGATTGAGCTAAGGGGCATGATTTTATAACGTATTCAATTATGACAAATGACGCACATAATAAAGGCATTAGTTTGCTGTTTCTGATTTTATTTACCGTAATGGGTGGAGCCGTCCTCGTACTTTCAGGAGGTGGAGTGGGATTTATGCTAGCTCCTATGGCTTGCGATACTCCATCTTCGTGTAATGGCATACTAAGCTCTCTAGCCGTATTGATGCTCATGCTGTTTCCAATTGAACTGATAGTCAGTTTAATTGCCGGATGGGTATGTTTCTTTACTCAAAGATATAATCGATCCATGTGGTTAACTTGGGGTTGTACTCTTGCATGGGTGTCATTTCTTTTCATTAATATCTAATCGTCGATCTGACTCTAATTCCAACTGAACTATCCTTAAAACCATCCCCGATCAACACATTAACAAGTTGGGTCTTCCCGCTCCCTACCTCCCCAAAAAATCCAACTGTAACTTCTTTCTTTTGTTGTAATCTTTGTGTAGTCATAATTATTCTCACCATTATTTCGCTCTATGTGATTTGATATATATTGGTCTTTTTGTGCGTACAATGAATTTATTGACTTGATATTAAACTAATAAATTGAGATGAAAAATCTCTCTTCTGTAACTATAACCTAGGAGTGATATGCAAAGATTGCCGAATAGGGTGTGTTGGTCAGGACTACAAAAACACCTAGGTTACAATTGGAAGTTCATTTTTAACAGCCATGATCATGGCTTATCATGATATAAAACAATCAACTCCTTACTGGAAGAACAACCTAATAATTCCATTGTCTTAGCTAAAGTCCCTTCTACAGTTCGGTAAGAGATATTCATATCCCGGGCGATTTCTTTGGAGCTTTTTCCCTGAGCCAGTAATCGAAGACAGACTGCTTGTTGTTCAGATAACCGAATAGGTAAATGGGACGATTTATGAAACAGCACCATATCCTTTTCATTTAATGAGACCGGTTTGGCTTTTTCTGTTTCGTTTTCAGCAACACACTTAAGAGTATTAAATACATGTTCTTCCAAGGCATTATCATCCGTATCAAGAGAGATACTCGCTACATTTTCGAATAGGTGATCACGCTCGCTATGCAGCGAATCAAAAAAAGTTTTGAGGTCAGTCGTTAATAATGGCATAGGATTTCGTGAAATTCGTCCTATTTGTACGGCAGTACTGACTTGCAAAAATACGACAAACTCTGAGGACAACAATTCTCGAATTGCATCATCACAAATAATGCTGGCATCTGTGGTTGCTACTATATTTTCTTTAGCGTGTAACCCCATCAGTACTTCTTTTTGGCATTGGTAAAAATTTTTTTGTCCCTCTGCGCCCAAAATCTCATGCAAAGTACGCCCCACATGATATTCGATTCCAAGATCCGCATCGATAAACTCCCAGCCCAGTTTTTCAGCCAGAAGCTTTGCGAATAAGCTTTTGCCAGCACCAGGTAGACCGACAATAAAAATACGTTTAGGTTGATTCATCATTTTTCTCCTATGCGTGGCTTCCAATAAGCTTTGAATCTACTCATAGTATAAAAACGTATTCAAATTACATCAATACGTAAAAATACGTACCAAATATTGAATTTTTTATACAAATTATTTTAACCCTGCTGTTTTATTAACAGGTGTTTTACAGTTAATAAATCAAGATATGCTTTTTTCTTATCGGCTGGATTTCGTAAAAGATAAGCAGGATGATAGCTGACGATAAAAGGAATATTATTGTAATGATGGAGTGTATTTCGCAATTGTTTCAGCGGCAGTGATTGATTAAGTAAAAATTGACCAGCAAAGCGTCCTAAAGCCAAGATCAAATGCGGCTGAATCAGCTCAATTTGCTGTGCGAGATAAGAACTGCATTGAGTAATTTCCTCCATCTGAGGATCTCTATTATTAGGTGGCCTACATTTCAAAACATTGGCGATGTACACATCTTGTTCTTGCATTTCAATGCTCTGTAACATTTGATTCAATAAACTTCCTGCTTTACCTACAAAAGGTAATCCTTGCTGATCCTCATAAAAGCCTGGAGCTTCACCAATAATCATTAATTTTGCGTTCGGACTGCCACGGAAAAAAACAGTTTGCGTGCGAGTTTTATGTAAAGGACATCGAGTGCATGCAGCCACTTCTTTAGCCAAGGTAGATAATCCTTGTTCACAGGAAGGATGCGAGCTACGTAGCTCCCAGAGATCGATTCCCATAGCCTGTAGATAATAACGATTTAAAGGGTCTGACATAGAAGACTCATTTCACACAATAATTGCTCGAGAAAAGTTGGATGGTTATTTTCGTTTTTAATTTTTGATAAATCAATGCTTCCATAATTAAAAAAATCCCCTCATTCCGAGCCTGGCGAGGGATCTTCATATCGTAGAAGAGTGCTATTGGATGGGAGATCCCTTGCTACGCTCGGGATGACGTTGGAAATAATTTAGCCGATTCTATAAGTATCATTTTGCGAGTATTTATAAATTGCGTCTCATTCCAAATGTTTTCTACGAGTAATGTTCCCTTATCGAGACCTTCTTGATAAGCAGCTAATCCAATTAATAAATGGGAGAATTTAATTTTTCTAAATTTGCTCAACGCCTCAAATAAAGTCAATCGCTCAATTTCAGATCCAGATAGATCATCCCCGCATTCTCCATCAAAGCCTTTAAATTTTGCCGCAAACCAATCCTCTAAAGGCTTTCCTCTCAGAATAAAGCTATGGGAGATTTGTGAACCGCCAAGTACTCGAGTATCTAAATATTGCTGAATATCAACACAAATTGAGTTTTTCTTTATGTATTCCAATGCTTCAGTAAATAATGGACTTAATTCGAAAGTTTTCACCTGAACCATAGCACGTAATTCCATCAATGATTTAAGTCTATTTTGTTGTTTTACTTGATTTTCTGCAGTCTTATTTCGCGAAGTATGTGCCTCTTTTTTCATCGCCTCCATTTGATTATCGAGTTCAACTACAATGTTGTGCAGACGAACAGAATTTTTTCCTTTCGTAACCATTTGATCTTGCAACCAACTGCATAACTCTGGAGATAAAGATTGAGTTTGTTTGCTCGAAAATACTTTGGTTAATGCAGCATTGAAATCATCTGGGGTTAATCGATCATAGAGTTCAGCTGCTTTTAAATAAAGATTCGCATGCTCTTCCTCCAGATGCTCCTCCAACATTTTTTGCTCCCAATCATCCATTTTGGCGGCGTTGCTTAATTCAATCATCCCGCCCCCAGGTAAAAGATAATAACCGTGATGTTTTGCAAAACGAATTCGCCCCTGTGCATCGACATGAATTCTATCCACCGCTTCATTTTTAAGCGAACTACCCATTTGAATCTGAATTGGATAGAGTTGATTCGCGGGGGGATGAGCAATATTAAGCTGATCCAAATTAAAAAGATGAGCTTTATTCGTTTTCCTTAAGTGGGCTTTTTGAGCTTCACGAAATTTTTCCCAAATTTCTGGCGTATACTCAGGGATTGGTAGTTTCAATCTCATCTGCCCCGGGGTACTACCAAACTCAAACCAGGCGTTTAATTCGTCATCCATCTCCATATTATAAAAATCGAATAAAATTTCAAAATAGTTCTGATTTTCCATGCGTTGCAAAACATCAGCATAATTAATGAATGTTGCAGCATATGCTAACTCTTTATAATGTGCCTTCACTTGGCTCTTATCAGTCACTTTACCCACAAGTTTTTTGATGTCTGCCATTTTATCCAACATTATGGCTTGTCGACTTTGGATGTTCGCTTCTTTATATCGAATCAACATGGGGACAATATCAGTAAATAACTGCACGATGACTTTTCCTTATCAGATGTTCATCCAAGTCAATTTATAATAAAAATGAAAAATCTTAATACATCTTGTAAGAATTAAATTATAATACAATCTGGACATATTTATTCCTTTATTATGCCTCTTGTTATCGATTTGCAAAATATTGCACAAAATAAATGGATTTGGGATTTTCTGGAAAACCAACGTCTCCACGGGAAGGAGGTTTGGAAGCCGAATGAAGTATATACCTATAACGGCTCTTCTTTTACATTTCAGCAACCTGTTTTTGCAAGAAAAAGAAAAAATCCTGCTCAGGGGTACGCTTATGAAATGCCATCCTCAAAACGTCTCGGCTTAGGAAAATATGGAGCAGTATACCGCATTTCCTGCACAATCAGTCGGGGTAAAACAGATACCTTCCAGGTTCAAGACAAACATCGAGTTGTAAAGTTTCTAGATCCTAATGATGCCTTGCGCGAGTATAACGTCGGACATTATACCGAACATTTACATATGAAAGCGCCAACCCAGTCTTACCTGGTAATGAGGGAAATGCAGGGGCAAACGTTCACAAGTTTTTTACATCAATATTATCGAACTCTAAGCCGAAAGAAAAAATTAGAATTAACTAAAGCAATAATCCATGCAATCAAAGAACAGCTTATTGATAGAAAACTCATTCATAAGGATCTTCATGGAAGAAACATTTTAATACATTATGATCCCTTGTCATCACAAAACCATTTTACCGTAAATGTTATTGACTACGGTATGGCATATTATTCCCCGGGATTAAATATCGGTTTGCTCAATTCTGATGTTGGGTCATTGTGGAATTTCCTCTACGCGATATGGTCGAATGAACCGGATAGACCTGAAGTCATCAATGCATTAATCAATATGCGATCTTTTCGTTTCAGCGATTACTTACTGCTTGATGAAGTAGTTATGGCCCCCACACTAAAATCCCAAAAACCATTGGATCGCATGCTTGCCTACCTAAGGCAATTGGCAGAAACACACGACGGATTAGCAAAAGAATTGCGACATGATTTATTGCGTGCAGTAAAACAATCTGATGCGAGTAATTTGACGCCAATGAAACTGGCTGTCGAACAATGCAAAGAGTCTCTAATCAAACACAATATTGATCTTTGCAGTTTTCCTTATCCAGTTTTTACGGAAAACGCAGAGAAACAAAAACAGTTAAATGAAATTTATGCCTATCTCAGGCATCTCGAAAATAAAGGAAAATTCCTGATATTCTATGACCAGGAAAATGAAGGAAATGAACTTTGTGAGCTGGCACACAACTTAAGACAAAAAACGTATCAAGCGGCTATGATGTCTCCTCTACAACAAAGAGACGCTTTCGCTGCATGCAGCATACAGTGCAAGGAAATCTTAGACAAAAATCGAGAATTACTTAATATTCATCGAGACTCCAATTACATTTGGGCTGAAATTGGGGTAGTCCTGTGTTCTCTTATTGTTTTCTACCCCATAGTCGGCTTTATTCATTATCTTGCAACGGATCGGTTTAGATTTTTTAATCAAACAGAATCAGCTGCAGGAGCCTCCAAAATGGAAAAGAATTTTAATCAATTATGTGATATTTAATGCCTAGTGACAGTTTTTTTACAATTTACTTTAATCTCAATGTCTTAAACCAATACCTATAAATTTTTTCTCATAATAGTTAATGATTCAAAATTATTTTGCTAATATAGCTGCCGTTGTCATTATAAGAAGAATAATTTATGACATTAGCAAAAAATTCAAATCCCTATTCAGCAGATACTGCATTTCAAGATGGCCGATTACGCCAAGCGCAGCTAAAAATGCTTACTATGCTGGAAGTCGTAGACTCTATCTGCAGAAAACATGGTTTGGATTATTGGCTTGATGCGGGTACTCTTTTAGGTGCTGTCCGCCATCAAGGATTTATTCCCTGGGATGATGATGTGGATATTGCCATGCCCCGCTCCAGCTATGAACAATTTCTACGTGTTGCTCCATCAGAAATTCCAAACTGGATGTGGTTGCAAACAATCCATAGTGACCCAGGCTATTTTAATATGGCTACTCCCTTAAAAATCAGAGATCGTGCCAGTCGTTTTATTGAAAAACACGAAAAAGGGAATGAGCCGTACGTTCAAGGTATCTTTATTGATGTATTTGTCTATGACAGGATGCCCGTAGACCCAAAACAACGAAAGCGTTACAAATTCTATGCTAAAAAGCTCTCCCGTTTATTATGCACTAAATACAGTAAAGTAAAAATAGGACACTATCCTACCTTCTATAAATTGATCGCCTCATTTTTTCCTAAACCTCTACTTGAATGGGGTTTGCAAAAAATCATCCATCAAGCAAATGCCAGTCATAGCCCATATATAGGACGAGGATATAATTGCGTAGGCAAAAATTTAATTAAAAATGAAGAAATTTATCCTTTGCAACGCGTCTCTTTTGAAACCAAAGAATTTAATATCCCTCGTAACGCAGAAGCCTTCCTGATTCAACAATATGGTGATTATTTGCAGTTACCTCCAGAAGAACAA
This sequence is a window from Legionella cherrii. Protein-coding genes within it:
- a CDS encoding c-type cytochrome, which gives rise to MKKLWIILLYAIHTASFAEDLGKTTYQISCQNCHAAQFAVGMKAPAAFDKKAWSVRFKNAELEAKQNPTEYKTAMDYLLYSMKRGKGLMPHSGLCKEVDAPQKNCSDEAFIQAIQYMSQNKI
- a CDS encoding shikimate kinase: MNQPKRIFIVGLPGAGKSLFAKLLAEKLGWEFIDADLGIEYHVGRTLHEILGAEGQKNFYQCQKEVLMGLHAKENIVATTDASIICDDAIRELLSSEFVVFLQVSTAVQIGRISRNPMPLLTTDLKTFFDSLHSERDHLFENVASISLDTDDNALEEHVFNTLKCVAENETEKAKPVSLNEKDMVLFHKSSHLPIRLSEQQAVCLRLLAQGKSSKEIARDMNISYRTVEGTLAKTMELLGCSSSKELIVLYHDKP
- a CDS encoding uracil-DNA glycosylase, which encodes MSDPLNRYYLQAMGIDLWELRSSHPSCEQGLSTLAKEVAACTRCPLHKTRTQTVFFRGSPNAKLMIIGEAPGFYEDQQGLPFVGKAGSLLNQMLQSIEMQEQDVYIANVLKCRPPNNRDPQMEEITQCSSYLAQQIELIQPHLILALGRFAGQFLLNQSLPLKQLRNTLHHYNNIPFIVSYHPAYLLRNPADKKKAYLDLLTVKHLLIKQQG
- a CDS encoding protein kinase, which encodes MPLVIDLQNIAQNKWIWDFLENQRLHGKEVWKPNEVYTYNGSSFTFQQPVFARKRKNPAQGYAYEMPSSKRLGLGKYGAVYRISCTISRGKTDTFQVQDKHRVVKFLDPNDALREYNVGHYTEHLHMKAPTQSYLVMREMQGQTFTSFLHQYYRTLSRKKKLELTKAIIHAIKEQLIDRKLIHKDLHGRNILIHYDPLSSQNHFTVNVIDYGMAYYSPGLNIGLLNSDVGSLWNFLYAIWSNEPDRPEVINALINMRSFRFSDYLLLDEVVMAPTLKSQKPLDRMLAYLRQLAETHDGLAKELRHDLLRAVKQSDASNLTPMKLAVEQCKESLIKHNIDLCSFPYPVFTENAEKQKQLNEIYAYLRHLENKGKFLIFYDQENEGNELCELAHNLRQKTYQAAMMSPLQQRDAFAACSIQCKEILDKNRELLNIHRDSNYIWAEIGVVLCSLIVFYPIVGFIHYLATDRFRFFNQTESAAGASKMEKNFNQLCDI
- a CDS encoding LicD family protein, translated to MTLAKNSNPYSADTAFQDGRLRQAQLKMLTMLEVVDSICRKHGLDYWLDAGTLLGAVRHQGFIPWDDDVDIAMPRSSYEQFLRVAPSEIPNWMWLQTIHSDPGYFNMATPLKIRDRASRFIEKHEKGNEPYVQGIFIDVFVYDRMPVDPKQRKRYKFYAKKLSRLLCTKYSKVKIGHYPTFYKLIASFFPKPLLEWGLQKIIHQANASHSPYIGRGYNCVGKNLIKNEEIYPLQRVSFETKEFNIPRNAEAFLIQQYGDYLQLPPEEQRVMRHCKELIPHLEETI